A genomic segment from Malus domestica chromosome 05, GDT2T_hap1 encodes:
- the LOC103435989 gene encoding chloroplast envelope quinone oxidoreductase homolog isoform X2 — protein sequence MIKEEHVEVPIPNPKKDEVLLKLEATSLNAIDWKAQKGMLWPLLPRRFPYIPGIDVAGEVVKVGPGVKKFKPGDKVVGKVNTLTGGGLAEFAVTMESLTVARPPEVSAATAVGLPVAGLTAHQALTQTAGIKLDGSGQQANILITAASGGVGLYAVQLAKLGNTHITATCGARNIELVKSLGADEVIDYKTPEGAALRSPSGRKYDVVIHCATCIPWSTFEPNLSANGKVIDVTPTPSSLFSVALKKLTFSKKQLVPLFLFPKADNLEYLIKLVKEAKLKTIIDSKYPLAKAEDAWDRISDGHATGKIIVEP from the exons ATGATAAAGGAAGAG CATGTTGAAGTTCCGATTCCAAATCCGAAAAAAGATGAGGTGTTGCTGAAATTGGAGGCAACTAGTCTAAACGCAATTGATTGGAAAGCTCAGAAAGGCATGCTCTGGCCTTTGTTGCCTCGCAGGTTTCCGTACATACCTG GTATTGATGTGGCAGGAGAGGTTGTAAAGGTAGGACCTGgagtaaaaaaattcaaacctgGTGACAAAGTTGTCGGGAAGGTTAACACTCTT ACTGGAGGTGGACTAGCTGAATTTGCCGTGACAATGGAGAGTTTAACTGTTGCAAGGCCACCGGAAGTTTCTGCAGCCACCGCTGTAGGATTACCCGTTGCTGGTCTCACAGCTCACCAGGCTCTTACACAAACTGCTGGGATCAAGCTTGATGGAAGTGGTCAGCAAGCAAACATCCTGATCACAGCTGCTTCAGGTGGTGTAGGTCTCTACGCGGTTCAGTTGGCAAAGCTCGGAAATACTCATATTACAGCCACTTGTGGTGCCCGCAACATTGAACTGGTCAAAAGCCTAGGGGCTGATGAGGTTATTGACTACAAGACCCCAGAAGGTGCAGCTCTTAGGAGTCCATCTGGTCGAAAATATGATGTTGTGATCCACTGTGCAACATGCATTCCTTGGTCAACTTTTGAGCCTAATTTGAGTGCGAACGGTAAGGTAATAGATGTTACTCCCACCCCCAGCTCTCTGTTTAGCGTTGCACTGAAGAAACTTACCTTTTCTAAGAAGCAACTGGTGCCACTGTTCTTATTTCCCAAGGCTGATAACCTTGAGTATCTTATTAAGTTGGTGAAAGAAGCGAAGCTGAAGACTATAATTGACTCAAAGTATCCCCTGGCCAAGGCGGAGGACGCTTGGGATAGGATCAGCGATGGCCATGCTACCGGAAAGATAATTGTGGAGCCTTAG
- the LOC103409184 gene encoding uncharacterized protein: MYKCDVVIQNIRKEELMVMLWADVAEAFSSLSAEEFSLSVIVVFTSLKVKIYLGFVIVKKLWTYFLPLQSNETKLKFCRLLKKLQLMNWLFWIQICIRMIHLCVEHLSSVLTCGSTSGTVLARTA; encoded by the exons ATGTACAAGTGTGATGTGGTTATCCAAAATATTAG AAAAGAGGAACTAATGGTTATGTTGTGGGCAGACGTTGCTGAAGCTTTTTCTTCTTTGTCAGCAGAGGAATTTTCTTTGTCAGTCATTGTTGTTTTCACAAGTCTGAAAGTCAAGATCTACCTCG GTTTTGTGATTGTAAAGAAGCTCTGGACATACTTTCTCCCTCTGCAATCCAACGAAACGAAGCTCAAATTTTGCAGACTGCTAAAAAAGCTACAATTGATGAATTGGCTTTTTTGGATCCAGATTTGCATAAG GATGATACATTTGTGTGTAGAGCATCTGTCAAGCGTTTTGACATGCGGTTCAACTAGTGGTACAGTGCTTGCCCGAACTGCTTGA
- the LOC103435989 gene encoding chloroplast envelope quinone oxidoreductase homolog isoform X1, whose translation MANETMHAVQYDNYGGGTSGLKHVEVPIPNPKKDEVLLKLEATSLNAIDWKAQKGMLWPLLPRRFPYIPGIDVAGEVVKVGPGVKKFKPGDKVVGKVNTLTGGGLAEFAVTMESLTVARPPEVSAATAVGLPVAGLTAHQALTQTAGIKLDGSGQQANILITAASGGVGLYAVQLAKLGNTHITATCGARNIELVKSLGADEVIDYKTPEGAALRSPSGRKYDVVIHCATCIPWSTFEPNLSANGKVIDVTPTPSSLFSVALKKLTFSKKQLVPLFLFPKADNLEYLIKLVKEAKLKTIIDSKYPLAKAEDAWDRISDGHATGKIIVEP comes from the exons ATGGCCAATGAGACCATGCACGCGGTTCAGTACGACAACTATGGCGGCGGAACTTCTGGTTTAAAG CATGTTGAAGTTCCGATTCCAAATCCGAAAAAAGATGAGGTGTTGCTGAAATTGGAGGCAACTAGTCTAAACGCAATTGATTGGAAAGCTCAGAAAGGCATGCTCTGGCCTTTGTTGCCTCGCAGGTTTCCGTACATACCTG GTATTGATGTGGCAGGAGAGGTTGTAAAGGTAGGACCTGgagtaaaaaaattcaaacctgGTGACAAAGTTGTCGGGAAGGTTAACACTCTT ACTGGAGGTGGACTAGCTGAATTTGCCGTGACAATGGAGAGTTTAACTGTTGCAAGGCCACCGGAAGTTTCTGCAGCCACCGCTGTAGGATTACCCGTTGCTGGTCTCACAGCTCACCAGGCTCTTACACAAACTGCTGGGATCAAGCTTGATGGAAGTGGTCAGCAAGCAAACATCCTGATCACAGCTGCTTCAGGTGGTGTAGGTCTCTACGCGGTTCAGTTGGCAAAGCTCGGAAATACTCATATTACAGCCACTTGTGGTGCCCGCAACATTGAACTGGTCAAAAGCCTAGGGGCTGATGAGGTTATTGACTACAAGACCCCAGAAGGTGCAGCTCTTAGGAGTCCATCTGGTCGAAAATATGATGTTGTGATCCACTGTGCAACATGCATTCCTTGGTCAACTTTTGAGCCTAATTTGAGTGCGAACGGTAAGGTAATAGATGTTACTCCCACCCCCAGCTCTCTGTTTAGCGTTGCACTGAAGAAACTTACCTTTTCTAAGAAGCAACTGGTGCCACTGTTCTTATTTCCCAAGGCTGATAACCTTGAGTATCTTATTAAGTTGGTGAAAGAAGCGAAGCTGAAGACTATAATTGACTCAAAGTATCCCCTGGCCAAGGCGGAGGACGCTTGGGATAGGATCAGCGATGGCCATGCTACCGGAAAGATAATTGTGGAGCCTTAG